Within Atribacteraceae bacterium, the genomic segment CAGAACTGACGCATGATTTTCAAGAACCATGAACGGTGGGGGTTTAAACGACCTACAAAAAAAACTCTTGGTGCGCTTCTTTCCCCAACTGAGCCGCAGAACTGGCGAGAACCGTCTGTGAAAACCTGCCTTGGTTGACCCCCACCGGTCAGTACAAAATTTCCTCCTGCCAACAGTTGTTGGAAAAACTAGCCGCACGGAAATACCTGGCCCTGCCGGTGAAGCGAAGTCGCTGGCTCTGTAAGTTCAGAAGGGGTCGATTCTACGGATGAATTCAATCTCCGGTCCGTTTTCCTTGGCTATCCGTTCGGCATGCCAAGCGAAGTTCTTTGCGCAAGGTATCGGCCCAATCCGGGCAGTCGAAGATTTTGATGGTGTTTTGATATAGGTACGAAGTCATTCCGCCGTCAAAACAAAGCCCCGGAATACTGCCCTGGATCACAATCCGATCGTAGCAGGCCAGTACTCCTTTAGTCTTGTCTTTGTAACGCTCGGTAAGTGACATCGTACATCCCCCCACGTCGCTACATGATGGCACAGTTATTCGACATGGGGTTCATAAATCCTATTGGTTCCGGCTAAGTCGGGTTAGGTTGCTTTTGTTGCTTTTTTAAGATTCGGCGTGTATAATGGGGAAAAACGCTTATTGGGATGATGCAATCTTGCTTGTTCAAGATGTTTGTCAGATAAAAAATTATGTCACGCTCATCATCGGGAAGGAAGTCGTCGTCGAAGTCAACAGGGGCCGGAAAAAGACCGTCGTCCGAAAAGGGGTCGTCGAAATGACCTATCCTTTTTTCTTTACCCTGAAAATGGATCTTGACGGCTCCTGCCAACGGGTGTCCTTCAACTATGCTGACATCCTGACGAAAACGATCGAACTCGAAGTGTGCGGCTGAAATTCCAAGCGTTTTGTCTTTTCCTCTGGAAAAGATATCCCCCAG encodes:
- a CDS encoding Veg family protein; the encoded protein is MLVQDVCQIKNYVTLIIGKEVVVEVNRGRKKTVVRKGVVEMTYPFFFTLKMDLDGSCQRVSFNYADILTKTIELEVCG